The genomic stretch CGCCGCCTCATCGATGGCGCTCTCGAGCGCGATCGAGCCGGTGGCTTCGCCGGGCGCGCGCATGAACAGCGGTGTACCGGTGTCGAGCCGCACCGCCTCGTGCGAGGTGGTGATGGCGGGGCTGGCATAAAGCGTGTGCGAGGCGTCCGCCGCAGGTTCGAAGAAATCGTCGAAGGTGCTCGACGTGGTCCTGGCGTGATGGTCGATGGCCGTCAGCCGCCCTTCGCCATCCATGCCCATGCGCAAGGTCTGGCGCGTTGGCGCGCGGTGGCCGACCGGCCCGTACATCTGCTCGCGCCGCAGCACCAGCTTGACGGGACGGCCAACGAGACGCGCAGCTAGAACGCCCAGCACCTGAGGCCCGGAAATCATGCCTTTCGAACCGAAACCGCCGCCGAGGAAAGGGCTGCGGATGTGGATGTTTTGCGGCGCGATGCCGAACAGTCCGGCTATGCGGCCCTGCGCCATGGCCAGGCCCTGGCTCGGCGTGTCGATCGACAGCTTGTCGCCATCCCAGGCGGCGACGATCGCATGCGGCTCCATGGCGTTGTGGTACTGGGCGGATGTCTCGTAGGTGGCCTCGATGCGCGTCTTCGCCGATTTGAGGCCGGCCTCGACATCGCCCTTGTCCTGCACCGCCGGACCGCCGACGCCGACACCGCGCGGCACGAAGCTTTCGGCACCGTCGAGACCGACGCGCGCCGGCAGCGCTTCATAGCGCGGCGAGAGCAGCGCCGCCCCCTCGGTCGCCGCCTCCAGCGTTTCGGCGATCACCACGGCGATGCTCTGGTTGGGGTAGCGGACCCGGTTGTTCTGCAACAGGTCGAGCCGGAACATGAAGGGATGGTCCTTGGCATCCGGATCGATGGCGAGCGCCGGCCGGTTCTGTGGCGTCATCACCTCGACGACGCCTTTGTGGGCTTTGGCAGCCTCGACATCGAGCGAGGCAACGCGGCCGCGCGCGATGCTGGAGACAGCGAGCACGGCGTAGAGCATGCCGGGCGGATGGTTGTCGGCCGCGTAGCGCGCGGTTCCGGTGACTTTCAGGAAGCCGTCGCGGCGGGTCAGTGGCTGGCCGATGCTGGAGCCCTGCCTGGCATGGGCTGGTTGCTGGTTGAGGCTGAGTTCAAGCGTCATGGCGCGCTCCGGGAATGTTCGAGAACGGTGAGGCAGGCAGGGCAGGCATTCGCTCGGGCGTTCCCGCCAGGGCAGAAATCAGCGCCCTGACCACGATGCGGCGGGCAAGTTCGATCTTGAACGCATTGTCGCCGGAGGGGCTGGCATCGGCCAAGGCGGCGTCGGCGGCACTGGCGAAGGTCGCCGCGTTGGCATCGGCGCCAAGCAGGACGGCTTCCGCCGAGCGCGCCCGCCACGGCTTGGCCGCGACGCCGCCGAGCGCCAACCTCGCGGCGCGGATCTTGCCGCCATCGACGACAAGCGCCGCGGCGGCCGAGACGACGGCGAAGGCATAGGAGGTGCGCTCGCGGACTTTCAGGTAACGGGCGTTAGCGGCGAAGGAAGCGGCCTCCGCCGGCAGGCGCACCGCCACGATCAGGTCGCCGGGCTCCAGCGCATTCTCCCGCTGCGGCGTTTCGCCGGGAAGAAGGTGGAATTCAGCCAGAGTGACGTGGCGCCGGCCCTTCTTGCCCTCGATCTCGACGACGGCGTCGAGCGCCACCAGCGGCACGCAGAAGTCCGACGGATGGGTGGCGATGCAGGCATCGCTCCAGCCGAGCACCGCGTGCAGGCGGTTCTCGCCACCCAGTGCATCGCAGCCGGCGCCGGGCTCGCGCTTGTTGCAGGCGCTGGCGGTGTCATGGAAATAGCTGCAGCGGGTGCGCTGCAACAGATTGCCGCCGACAGTGGCGGCGTTGCGAAGCTGCGCCGAGGCACCTGACAGCAGCGCTTCTGCCACCGCCGGATAGGCTTTTGCGAACGCCGCGTCGTGGGCGAGATCGGCATTGCGGACCAGCGCACCGATGCGCAGGCCGCCATCGTCCAGCCGTTCGATGCGGTTGAGTTCCGGCAGCCGCGTGATGTCGACGATGCGTTCGGGGCTTGTGATGCCGCCCTTCATCAGGTCGAGCAGATTGGTGCCGCCGGCCAGGTAGGCCGAACCCGGCTCGGCCGCCGCCGCGATGGCGTCGGGAATGGTGGCGGGCCTGATATAGTCGAAGTCTCTCATGCCGCGGTCCTCCGGTCGGCTGTGGCAAGTTTTTCCTGGGCTTCCACGATGGCCTCGACGATGCCGCCATAGGCCGCGCAACGGCATATGTTGCCGCTCAGCCCCTCGCGGATGCGTTCGGGATCGTCGCCGGCCTGTCCCTCGGCGATCAGGCCGAGCGTGCTCATGATCTGGCCGGGCGTGCAGAAACCGCATTGGAAGCCGTCATGGGCGATGAAGGCGGCCTGCACCGGATGCAGCTCCTCGCCGTGGGCGACGCCTTCGATGGTCAAGACATTGGCGCCGTCTTGGCTGACCGCCAGCGCCAGGCAGGAGTTGATGCGCTTGCCGTCGACCAGCACCGTGCAGGCGCCGCACTGGCCGCGGTCGCAGCCCTTCTTGGTGCCGGTGAGGTCAAGCCGCTCGCGCAAGAGGTCGAGCAGGGTTACGCGCGGATCGACCTCCAATTTGTGTCGGTGTCCGTTGATGGTGAGGGTGATAGGAAGGCTGGTCATGGGCGTCTGGCTCCAGTTTGCTTGACGCGGATGGGAAGTGAACTGGTGCCTTGCCGGAGAAGGGCAAGGTAACCTTATGGTCAGGACGGGGCGAAAGTGGAGATGACAGCGGATCTCCCGAGAGGCAGGCGGGCAGGGGACAGGCGGGCAGGGGAGATGTCGGCTTGCAGGTTCGAAAGACGTGACATACTGCTTCCCCTTCTTATATGATAAGGGCACTCCACTAAAGCGGAGGCGCCTCCGTTT from Mesorhizobium sp. NZP2077 encodes the following:
- a CDS encoding xanthine dehydrogenase family protein subunit M, with amino-acid sequence MRDFDYIRPATIPDAIAAAAEPGSAYLAGGTNLLDLMKGGITSPERIVDITRLPELNRIERLDDGGLRIGALVRNADLAHDAAFAKAYPAVAEALLSGASAQLRNAATVGGNLLQRTRCSYFHDTASACNKREPGAGCDALGGENRLHAVLGWSDACIATHPSDFCVPLVALDAVVEIEGKKGRRHVTLAEFHLLPGETPQRENALEPGDLIVAVRLPAEAASFAANARYLKVRERTSYAFAVVSAAAALVVDGGKIRAARLALGGVAAKPWRARSAEAVLLGADANAATFASAADAALADASPSGDNAFKIELARRIVVRALISALAGTPERMPALPASPFSNIPGARHDA
- a CDS encoding (2Fe-2S)-binding protein; its protein translation is MTSLPITLTINGHRHKLEVDPRVTLLDLLRERLDLTGTKKGCDRGQCGACTVLVDGKRINSCLALAVSQDGANVLTIEGVAHGEELHPVQAAFIAHDGFQCGFCTPGQIMSTLGLIAEGQAGDDPERIREGLSGNICRCAAYGGIVEAIVEAQEKLATADRRTAA
- a CDS encoding xanthine dehydrogenase family protein molybdopterin-binding subunit — its product is MTLELSLNQQPAHARQGSSIGQPLTRRDGFLKVTGTARYAADNHPPGMLYAVLAVSSIARGRVASLDVEAAKAHKGVVEVMTPQNRPALAIDPDAKDHPFMFRLDLLQNNRVRYPNQSIAVVIAETLEAATEGAALLSPRYEALPARVGLDGAESFVPRGVGVGGPAVQDKGDVEAGLKSAKTRIEATYETSAQYHNAMEPHAIVAAWDGDKLSIDTPSQGLAMAQGRIAGLFGIAPQNIHIRSPFLGGGFGSKGMISGPQVLGVLAARLVGRPVKLVLRREQMYGPVGHRAPTRQTLRMGMDGEGRLTAIDHHARTTSSTFDDFFEPAADASHTLYASPAITTSHEAVRLDTGTPLFMRAPGEATGSIALESAIDEAAHACGMDPLEFRLRNYAEVEPMTGKPFSSKALRECYSQAAKAFGWASRPLQPRLMRDADGFLTGWGMGTATFPALMFQAEARAVLKADGSGLMETGAQDMGQGAWTAFAQIAADGLGLDIDQVDFRAGSSDLPNAGIAGGSGHTATAGTAIHNAGAAVIAKLADLATANEASPLFGAGNEGVVARGGRLYRRDDENRSESYAEILSRAGLAEIEGHGKGAPDPASQETYAKHAHGAVFAEVKVDPDCGQIRVTRLVGAFAAGRVINPRLVRSQYYGGMIWGVSFALHEEAITDRRSGRIQNANLAEYHVPVNADVPSVEALLVHEDDPYVNALGIKGVGEIGITGTAGAVANAVWHATGVRPRRFPIRIEDLLV